In the genome of Zobellia nedashkovskayae, the window TTCCTTGAGGTTTTCGTGAAGTTAAATTTTGATCTTGCATTAGCTTAAACTAAATAGCGTTGAAACCAGCACGTTTTTATATCATCTTACTGCTTACGATTTTGAATTTTTAGGACATGAAAACAAACGGTGTACTATAAAATTTTTACGGTCAAAAGGGTTGATTAGTAATGCTTTTAAGAAAATCAATATCTTTAAGAACCTGAAAACCAACCTTTATGAAAAAATTACTATCCGTTTGTATTATTTTGTTGTTGTTTTCAGGTTCTGCCTTTGGACAGACGAAGGGGGTTGATACATTGGAGATTCTGGATATAATTACAGAATCTGAAGCTATTGAATATTCGGAACCTACCAAGGCATTAATTCTTTATAAAAAAGCATTTGACCTTAGCAAGAAAAACAATTATCACAACGGCGCTTTTAAAGCAAGTCTATATGCTGGCTTAGTACAATCCAATATAGCTCAATATGATTCGGCTTTGTATTATTATAAAAAGGCGGAGGACGTTAATAAAATCATCAAGTCAAGCTTAAACGAAATGAAAGTTTCCTTAAATAGAGCAAATAGTTTTATGTTCAAGGGAGAACTTGAGAGTTCAATTAAAAATCATTTACACGGTATTCATATTCTTGAAGAAAGAAAAGATAGTACACGTCTAAGCGATGCCTATGTTAATCTATCTGCGGTATATCTAGAATTAGATGATTATGATAAGCAAATAGAACTACTATTAAAATCCTTAAAATTTACTGATGAGAACAATGTTGCTAAAATTGCTCTCACGAATAGTGATTTAGTATTGCCATATCTTATGAAAAAGGACTTTGTCAAGGCCGAATTTTATATAAAAAGAGCGGATAGTCTTTCAGAAAATGTCTCAGACCAGATGTTGCATTTTTTTGTAAATAGAAATTGGGGTGAATTCTATTTACATCAAGATATGTATGAAAAAACGATTCCTTATTACATAACAGCATTAAAATTAGCTCAAGAAAATAACTATACTTATTTCAAAAAAGATCTTTTTATTAGTTTGGGTGATGTGCTTTTAAACCAAGGACATTATAAGGAAGCGGAGGCTTATATTAATAGTGCTCTAGATCTGGGAAGAGAAGGCGGATTGAATGAACTCACTAAAAAGGCACTTTTTATGTTGTCAACACTGCATGAACGAAATAAAGATTACCAGAAAGCTTATGGGTTTATGCAAGAGCATAATAAATTAAAAGATAGCATGATTTACAAGGAAAAGATTGAGGTGGTAAATGCCTTGGATAAAAAATACCAAACCGAAAAAAAAGACAAAGAAATTGCCGAACAGCAATTGGCTTTGTCAGACCAAAAATTAACAATACAAGAAAGCAAATCAAAAACCCGTACTATGACCATATTGATCGTTTCCCTCCTTTTTGGATCTATATTATTGTGGTTCTCTTTCAACCAACGCCAAAAGCGTATGCAACAGCAGTTGGTTTCCATAGAAAGAGAACAAGAAGTAAAAACCCTAGAATCGCTGATGGAAGGCGAAGAAAAAGAACGCTTGCGTATTGCCAAAGAACTGCATGATGGGGTTAATGGAGATCTCTCTGCTATTAAATTTAAACTGTCTTCCTTGCTCGAGATGAACAATACGGTAATTAAAGAAGCCGTTACTATGATCGATAATTCTTGTGAACAAGTGCGTGCAATTTCGCACAATCTAGTACCGCCTTCTTTAAAAGATTTCAACCTCTTGGAAGCGGTTGAAGAGTATTGTCAAAGTATGGATAGTATTCATGAGTCTGAAGTTAATTTTCAGCAGGTAGGGGAAGATATAAACTTAGATAAGAAACAAGAAGCTAATCTATTCCGAATTGTTCAAGAGTTGGTAACCAATAGCATTAAGCATGCCCAGGGCAATGAAATTAATGTACAACTGAGTCATTTGAAAAATACGTTACAACTTACTGTTGAGGATAATGGTAAGGGCTTTGATCCTAAAACGGTAAAAAGCGATGGTATTGGCATGCAAAACGTTCAATCTAGGGTGGATTATTTGAATGCCACAATGGATTTTGTTTCTAACGAAAAAGGGACATCATATACCATTACAATGGATACCAAAACCAAAGAACCATGATAACCATAGCTATTACGGATGATCATCAAATGGTGGTACAGGGCATAGAAACCATGCTCAGGTATGAACCGGATATGGTCATATCATACAAATATAACAGTGTTGCAACAACGGTTGAAGGACTATCCAAACAGCAACCTGATATTTTATTGTTGGATATTAATTTGCCGGATGGTAATGGTATAGATTTATGTAAAAAATTAATTGAATCGTTTCCAAAATTAAAAATCATCGCATTAAGTAGTTTTAGCGAGATTGCTTTTGTAAAGGGAATTTTGAGCAACGGAGCTAGTGGTTATCTTTTGAAAAATACGAGTAAAGAAGAATTGATTACTGCTTTTAAAACTGTTTTGGATGGTGGGCAGTACTTGCAAAAAGACATTCAGAAAAAGCTACTCCAAAGTTCATTGGGCCAGAAGAAAGCAAGTTCTTTTATTCCTAAACTTACCCGCCGCGAAAAAGAAGTATTGACTGCGATTTCAGAAGAACTCACTACCAACGAAATTGCCGATAAACTTTGTATCAGTTCCAAAACCGTAGAAACCCACCGTATGAATCTTATAAGTAAG includes:
- a CDS encoding tetratricopeptide repeat-containing sensor histidine kinase, producing MKKLLSVCIILLLFSGSAFGQTKGVDTLEILDIITESEAIEYSEPTKALILYKKAFDLSKKNNYHNGAFKASLYAGLVQSNIAQYDSALYYYKKAEDVNKIIKSSLNEMKVSLNRANSFMFKGELESSIKNHLHGIHILEERKDSTRLSDAYVNLSAVYLELDDYDKQIELLLKSLKFTDENNVAKIALTNSDLVLPYLMKKDFVKAEFYIKRADSLSENVSDQMLHFFVNRNWGEFYLHQDMYEKTIPYYITALKLAQENNYTYFKKDLFISLGDVLLNQGHYKEAEAYINSALDLGREGGLNELTKKALFMLSTLHERNKDYQKAYGFMQEHNKLKDSMIYKEKIEVVNALDKKYQTEKKDKEIAEQQLALSDQKLTIQESKSKTRTMTILIVSLLFGSILLWFSFNQRQKRMQQQLVSIEREQEVKTLESLMEGEEKERLRIAKELHDGVNGDLSAIKFKLSSLLEMNNTVIKEAVTMIDNSCEQVRAISHNLVPPSLKDFNLLEAVEEYCQSMDSIHESEVNFQQVGEDINLDKKQEANLFRIVQELVTNSIKHAQGNEINVQLSHLKNTLQLTVEDNGKGFDPKTVKSDGIGMQNVQSRVDYLNATMDFVSNEKGTSYTITMDTKTKEP
- a CDS encoding response regulator; its protein translation is MITIAITDDHQMVVQGIETMLRYEPDMVISYKYNSVATTVEGLSKQQPDILLLDINLPDGNGIDLCKKLIESFPKLKIIALSSFSEIAFVKGILSNGASGYLLKNTSKEELITAFKTVLDGGQYLQKDIQKKLLQSSLGQKKASSFIPKLTRREKEVLTAISEELTTNEIADKLCISSKTVETHRMNLISKLGARNSVGLIKIAMEKGLLKN